From one Scleropages formosus unplaced genomic scaffold, fSclFor1.1, whole genome shotgun sequence genomic stretch:
- the LOC114909733 gene encoding urokinase plasminogen activator surface receptor-like, whose protein sequence is MKLLLQVILTCAAFSKGYPLNCYECIPGSNGKCTETTKTCPSDETKCGSMTTTVYIGNSVLTEASAKSCAKPQECTSGSINFGVTRTAVNTECCNTGLCNSQNTPAWSKNAPNGKRCFTCNGNDCTSILNCVGDENSCLKTTVSAQGGVVTMKGCVSSNICAAAGDLSAQLGLGVGVSMNCCEGNLCNDARRTMQSILLLLVPLVSTVLIQ, encoded by the exons ATGAAACTTCTCCTCCAGGTCATCCTCACTTGTGCAGCCTTCTCTAAAG gttATCCACTTAATTGCTACGAATGTATACCTGGctcaaatggaaaatgcacaGAGACCACCAAAACTTGTCCGTCTGATGAAACCAAATGTGGAAGTATGACTACGACTGTGTATATAG gaaattctgtgTTGACTGAAGCATCAGCAAAGTCCTGTGCAAAACCTCAAGAATGTACCTCTGGTTCCATCAATTTTGGAGTCACCAGGACAGCAGTGAACACTGAGTGCTGTAACACTGGCCTTTGCAACTCTCAAAACACTCCTG CATGGTCAAAAAATGCCCCAAATGGAAAGCGGTGCTTCACCTGTAATGGCAATGACTGCACATCAATTCTTAACTGTGTTGGAGATGAAAATAGTTGCCTCAAGACCACTG tttctgcacaGGGTGGGGTGGTGACCATGAAAGGCTGTGTGTCCtcaaatatttgtgctgctgccgGTGACTTGTCAGCACAACTTGGCCTAGGCGTTGGTGTCAGCATGAACTGCTGTGAAGGAAACCTGTGCAATGATGCTCGGCGCACCATGCAGAGCATCCTCCTCCTGCTAGTGCCTCTGGTCTCTACTGTCCTCATCCAGTGA